The DNA segment aaaagtaattaaattttaaaaattaataatatttaaattcacataaaaaaataTTACCAGTTTGAGTTCGGGAAAACCTGTGCAACCAATTTCAAGTAGTAACAAGTGTTTGAACATTTTCATAATAAATGCAACTTCTGTACTTTGTAAGAACACGCCACCAATGCTAAATGTTGATTCCGATGGTACAATGGTAATAAGAATGCTAAGTACATCACGCACCATCATTGAAAGATCGAGATATTTTCTAGAATGGTCCTTCCAATACATGACAACATCATCTCTTGAAacttctcaagatcaagttttggtTCCTCTTACTAAAGATCCAATTCTGACTTTCCATCTCTAAAGAcagtatactttttattttttatatattttaaataaatattttattagacTCACAGGCAGGGCCGGCCCAGCCTCAGTCAAGCCTCACATGCCACGAACTTACTGGGCCGAGCTTAAAAGTCTCTTTTTAAATGGGCTCTAAAAATTCTAGCCCAACCCTAATAAATCACGGGCTGGGTTGGGCTGGCCCAACGGACCAAGCCCATATTGACGGCTCTACAGTATATAGTGGCTTTTCCccaaaagaaaatattaaaaaattgCAGTTCTTAATTTTCTTACACCTGAAACCGATAATTCTAATGCAActttcctttttctctcttttttaatATGCAGAAAATTTTACAGAAAGCAAACTTAAATTTACCATGCTACCTCAGTTACATTATTAACTTCCTACTTATTAAAATGCTAAACATGAGGtctttaaatttatttttcttataaTATTTTGCTGGTCCCTTTTAGATGTGGTTGCAGCTAACAAAGATTAATGTGGTTGAACTAATCACTATGAGGCCTATCCATCTAAACATTTTAATTATAAATGACAAGGGTAGATATATCTaagttttatttattatttatcaaAATGTAGGCTCAAAGATCATGTGAAGATTCATGCGGAAATATTCAAATCATATCAAATGAGGGCACAGTCTACATACATATCATGAAATTAAAGTTTCTTTCATCCCTTCACATACTATACGGAAGAACTTCAACAACGAATAGGAAACTTTGGTGCGAAATAATTATGGCTAGAAGCGGAGTTAGAGTTATAGCTACCGATTTGACATAACACAACAATTTTAgttaaaattttatatttatattaaaaaattaattgaCTACATATAAATAATTTATCCAAAATTAAGTAAGCTGAATTGGAAATTCATAAACTCAAAATTATGATCAACCTCTATTATGGCTACCAACAAGTGCCAATACTAATTCCTGACGTGGAGGGTAGAAGATTCCATGtgttaaattattttataatgtTTCAAGCAAGTTTCTGGATGGTCCATTCTGACTTGGTCAAAGGATGAGGTATACAATTGCATCTGTTATGTATCAAGTTTTGTTAACcgaatttcttttaaataaaatatattggATTGATTGCATTATATGCATGTTATTCttctaattataaaaaatatagtcACAAGCGGATTTCCGTGACCACTGGAACTCACAGGTTGCAAGGAAGCTAGACAGTGCATGACTCATGAATAAAAAAGAATACTACTATTCATATAACTAGAAAATAAATAGAGCACAaagaaatggaaaaagaaaaaaaaaatagatttgaGAAACGTTAGCCGTCACTTTCTCATTAAGTATATCATTTGATTGATAAAAACCAGAATTGTAATTGTTAATCATGTTTTTTAAAGCATGGATAATCTGATTAAATTTAGAGAATTTGCAGTTTTGAGAAGCTCCTAAATTGCCTTAATTAAAAATGAATTGTTGATTAGCATTAGATTTCAATCTATGGATTCACTTAATATTATACTCGTACAATAACGATTACAAGAAGATGTAAATTTAATAGACAAACAAAAATTAAACGGCGGTAGCAAACATCTTTTTTCTGGGCCATATTTTTGACGGATTCAGAATTAAGTTATAGGAGCTCAACTTTTAAAGTTGTTATATAGCGCtgaattaattatatttttaaaattataaatttatatttttgttataattttaataaaattttacatataaatttataCCTCAGGAGTATTATTTAGATGAATCCGACAGCGCAAGCCTATATCCGCCTCTGTTTCACAAGACAGGTTAAGCAAGTTTAGTTGGCTACCCACTCTTTAAGTATAAAAATTGTTCTTTTAGATATCATTTTCACTTTATTAGTATAATATACTACTCGTATAGTACATTTGTTTTTCTTCCCTTACATGTTTCCATATTCAACTTTTCTTGTATTCAATTTTCTTGTTTTCACACTTGAATCTAAAGGGCTCGCCAACTATTCTTTTCCCCCCTTTTATTATCTCTCTCACTATCTATCTCTCTGAGTTTGACCCGTTGCCACCTACCGGCAGCTTCTTTGCTCCCCTCCAATGGCTACCCCACCACCCACCCAGTCCCCCACCTAAGCTTTCCTTTTCCTAAGTGTATAGGAAAAAACGTAAGCTTTTTACTTGTTGCATCTCTTTCAGAGCTCCCCTCTCTCTCAAACCCAATCCCTTATTTAATCTTTCCTCTctcctttcttttctctctttcccctttctctcaaaccctaatctaCAGGCGTTTTAATTTGGGAGAAAAGAAATGCAGAATATCTGATCCAAGAACTCAAAATCAaatctttttactttttttttacagCCCcagatatttttttttaatattgttcGAGTACAAGCTTGTGGTCCAAGAAAGTGAGCTTGATGAGCTAACTCCATTGTTTAGATCATCTATCATCAGAACTTTCAAGATATATGGGTACTTTTTTTAAATCTTTTCTGGAATCTATTATACTGTtgtttatttgtattttgttttcTTGGGCTTATAACCTCTTTCTGGATTAATCTCTATATTGGTGCTTCCTAGCTCAGAATCTTATTCAAACTTTGCAACTATCGCTTTCTCTTTTGCAGGTTTTAGTAAATATACTAGCTCTTAGACTTTCCTTTCCCTATTCTTTTTTCTTCACCTTTTAACTACATTAGAAGCCAATGGATTCCGGGAATAGTGGTAGTATGCAATCTTCAAGTGGTGGGGATGAAGAGTATGATTCACGTGGAGAATCCATCTCTACTTtcttgaataataataataataataatcctaCTCTCCATTTTGGTTCAATATCTTCTAATAATAATCCACCTCCTCCTTTTCTTTCTCATCAACCCACTTTCTTTGATCCTCACTCACAAAATCTTGACACCAATTTCCCACAAAATGCAAATTCTCAGTTTAATACTAATGATCTCATTTGGTCACAACGGGGTCTAAGATCTGACCAAAACTTCAATAGCTTTGGTACATCCTCATCAAATGCTACTCAAGTTGTTCTTCATCAAAACCTTTTTTCGGGTTCATCTTCAGTACCACTACAACAATCTTCAATTGAAGCTGCGGGTAATGTTATACAACGGGCTTCGAACTCGGCCCAGCCCGAACATCAGCCCAATGTggtaaaaaatccgaaaaaacgGACCAGGGCTTCAAGGAGGGCGCCAACCACTGTCCTTACTACTGACACCACAAATTTTCGACAAATGGTTCAAGAATTTACTGGCATCCCTACGGCTCCGTTTACTGGTTCAGCCTACACTCGCCGCCTTGATCTTTTCTCAACAGCTGGCTCGGCGATGAGGTCGGGTCATTTGGATACTCTTGGACCACTTTACCCTTTAAGGCCTTCAGCACAAAAGGTTAATCAAGTATCTCCATTTATGCCACAATTATCTTCTTCTACTAGTACTTCTTCATCATCACTGTTGAGTTCTAGCATGATTGATGCTTTAATGCCAACAAATAACAATACTGGAAACAACAACTCTATAATTGGTACTAGTACTACTTCGGCCTCAACCTCTACCTCGACAAATTTTCAACTAGGTTCTGATCATCTTGGAATGCAAAAACAAGCACAAAACTTGTTCAACATGCAGAATCAGATTCTTTCATTTAAGCAGCATCATCCATTGGTTAATAATGCACAGGTTTTCGGCACAAAGTCATCACAAGGAACAAATACTATTGTTCCTTCTTTAGATGAACTTGGAATAAGTCATGATCAGCAAGTCAGTGCAAATCTAATCAGTGGATATCAAGGGGGAATTTCTAGTCAAACAAGAAATGATGGAAATAATCTTTCAAGATTGTGGAGATCAGGTGGTATTAATGGTCAGAATGATGGGGGTCAAGAAAATCAGCTGAGATCTTTTAGTggtaacaataataataacaatggtGGAAATTCATCACAACAACATGTTAGTGGTTATAAGTTGAATTGTTCAGGTAATTCTTCTACATCAGAATTCCATAATCATGAGAAGGGTTTGGAAAATGTGTGCTCAACAGGTGAAGGACCAGTTTCTTCTTGGACTAATTGCCCTTCCGAGTAGAAAAAAGGGTAGTCCGCTACTGCGCTGAGCTCCCATTATGACCGTGGTCCAGAGAAGGCCCGGACTGGTATGCCCTTCCGAGTAGAATTAAGAAGAAACAATCACAGCTGACgataaaaaaaaattgataacCTGAGAAAGTATTCCGCGCAATGGGATAGAATTCATTGATGACTGAGATCACTTTGGTGAGTTTTTCCTTTTAAttattgtattccctttttttgtttaattatatacTCCTCGTAATACACATGTAGATATAGCATATTTTGTACTCCTTTTGATGATTAAATATTTGGTAGAATATATGGGAATTCTGGGAAGGTATTATCTGGTTGTTTTGTTCGTATAATCATAAGGTGGTtgctttttcttttatatttttggtTTTAAGTATGCACCGATCGTATTGTAAGGTAGAATCTTTGAGAATAGACTTTATTAGGCAAAATTCCTTGATTTTTTTTAATAGCATAATCAAACTTGTCAGTAATGGCATGCGCTGATCCTATTTACGGTGTTACGTGTTATTCCTATAATCTTCCTTACACTTTGCATTTCCCCTATCCCTAACAAGTATTTAAGTAATTTTATGCAAAGCAACCAAAGTATTTGTATATTTGTACAAAATTGTGAGTATTACCTAATAATTAATGTTTTCAGAAATGTCTCACCTCTCAAAGGACTCTTCGAAAAATAAAGCTTAACCAAACA comes from the Nicotiana sylvestris chromosome 4, ASM39365v2, whole genome shotgun sequence genome and includes:
- the LOC104224761 gene encoding uncharacterized protein; this translates as MDSGNSGSMQSSSGGDEEYDSRGESISTFLNNNNNNNPTLHFGSISSNNNPPPPFLSHQPTFFDPHSQNLDTNFPQNANSQFNTNDLIWSQRGLRSDQNFNSFGTSSSNATQVVLHQNLFSGSSSVPLQQSSIEAAGNVIQRASNSAQPEHQPNVVKNPKKRTRASRRAPTTVLTTDTTNFRQMVQEFTGIPTAPFTGSAYTRRLDLFSTAGSAMRSGHLDTLGPLYPLRPSAQKVNQVSPFMPQLSSSTSTSSSSLLSSSMIDALMPTNNNTGNNNSIIGTSTTSASTSTSTNFQLGSDHLGMQKQAQNLFNMQNQILSFKQHHPLVNNAQVFGTKSSQGTNTIVPSLDELGISHDQQVSANLISGYQGGISSQTRNDGNNLSRLWRSGGINGQNDGGQENQLRSFSGNNNNNNGGNSSQQHVSGYKLNCSGNSSTSEFHNHEKGLENVCSTGEGPVSSWTNCPSE